Proteins co-encoded in one Cytophaga hutchinsonii ATCC 33406 genomic window:
- a CDS encoding ABC transporter ATP-binding protein codes for MGIINAAFRLSQIERSIINKECHRTTCSLMDFIRDYTVVATDLEEAVQLRSTYNSLRRLGESDITEEDAVNILQQGTVIFNRISAYSYEELERKLVANYPNTPVLNAVDVVKKYSQKGNFKLGPVSTVLNAGEITGIVGENGNGKTTLLRILARLLSYDEGVLQYQFDGQETTEDYLIKHRIAYIPQRLESWQGTLRENLHYAATIHNIVGEENEKIVEFVIHRMGLSNFAHLGWKELSSGYKLRFELAKMLVWSPRILVLDEPLANLDINAQEWILQDFKSMASSIKNPVSVILSSQQLHEVEHVADNIIFLRNGRCDYSGAMNAFMQERDENVFELSGNFTSKELQPIFSNHAVQFSESGITIIVRTNTAITAADVLSMLISNGYTIKYFRDISTSTKQLFQL; via the coding sequence ATGGGTATAATAAATGCGGCGTTTCGGTTGTCTCAGATTGAACGCTCTATAATAAATAAAGAGTGTCACCGGACAACGTGCAGTCTGATGGATTTTATTCGTGATTACACAGTTGTTGCTACTGACCTGGAAGAAGCTGTTCAGCTGCGGAGTACATACAATTCGCTGAGACGGCTGGGAGAGTCGGATATAACAGAAGAAGACGCGGTTAATATCCTGCAACAGGGCACTGTTATTTTTAATCGCATAAGCGCATATTCTTATGAAGAATTAGAACGTAAGCTGGTTGCCAATTATCCGAATACTCCGGTTTTAAACGCCGTTGATGTGGTTAAAAAATATTCTCAGAAAGGAAATTTTAAACTGGGTCCGGTAAGTACGGTTTTAAACGCCGGCGAGATCACCGGTATTGTAGGAGAGAACGGTAACGGAAAGACGACACTGCTGCGCATCCTTGCACGTTTGCTGAGCTATGATGAAGGTGTGCTGCAATATCAGTTTGATGGGCAGGAAACGACAGAGGATTACCTGATCAAACACCGCATCGCTTATATACCGCAGCGCCTTGAAAGCTGGCAGGGAACATTGCGTGAGAACCTGCATTATGCAGCTACTATTCATAATATCGTTGGTGAAGAAAATGAAAAGATCGTTGAGTTTGTTATTCATCGAATGGGCTTATCCAACTTTGCACATTTGGGCTGGAAAGAATTATCGAGCGGATACAAATTGCGTTTTGAATTAGCAAAGATGCTGGTATGGTCGCCCAGGATATTAGTGCTGGATGAACCGCTTGCCAATCTGGATATCAATGCGCAGGAATGGATCCTGCAGGATTTTAAATCCATGGCCAGTTCAATCAAAAATCCGGTAAGTGTAATTTTAAGTTCGCAACAACTACACGAAGTGGAACATGTAGCAGATAACATTATATTTCTGCGGAACGGCCGTTGTGATTACAGCGGAGCTATGAATGCTTTTATGCAGGAGCGCGATGAAAATGTGTTCGAACTTTCCGGTAATTTTACAAGCAAAGAATTACAGCCGATATTTTCAAATCATGCCGTTCAGTTTTCAGAAAGCGGCATCACTATTATTGTACGCACAAACACAGCAATTACTGCGGCTGATGTGTTAAGCATGCTAATCTCAAATGGATATACCATTAAATATTTCAGAGATATCAGTACCTCAACGAAACAGCTTTTTCAATTATAA
- a CDS encoding cation diffusion facilitator family transporter, translating into MSKGESNIAIVGAFTANLLIAVIKFIAAAITGSSAMLSEGIHSLVDTGNTGLLLFGDYRSKKKPTPSHPFGYGRELYFWSLVVAISLFAIGGGMSIYEGILHIQHPEKMEDPFWNYIVIAVAFVLSGGSLYVAVKKFLEDNPDKSFWRAIKESKDPGTFSILFEDTADILGLIVAFLGVYLGHTLNNPYIDGAASIVIGLILSSLSLMLAYETKSLLIGESADETLINEIVLLVKENPAVVNVRSPLTLHFGPKDILLALDIQFDEKLMMNEVATYIDEIEHNVRAKFPEIKRIYIEIKSITYFSTSTHKPV; encoded by the coding sequence ATGTCAAAGGGAGAATCGAATATTGCGATTGTTGGGGCGTTTACAGCCAATTTATTAATTGCAGTCATAAAGTTTATTGCAGCAGCTATTACCGGAAGTTCAGCTATGTTATCGGAAGGCATACACTCCCTGGTTGATACAGGTAATACAGGTTTGCTTTTATTTGGCGATTATCGCAGTAAAAAGAAACCTACACCAAGCCATCCTTTTGGTTATGGCCGTGAGCTTTATTTCTGGAGTCTTGTTGTTGCGATCTCGCTTTTTGCCATAGGTGGCGGTATGTCTATCTATGAAGGGATCCTACACATTCAGCACCCGGAAAAAATGGAAGATCCGTTCTGGAATTATATTGTGATCGCTGTAGCCTTTGTATTAAGCGGCGGTTCATTATATGTAGCGGTAAAAAAGTTTCTGGAAGACAATCCGGATAAATCATTCTGGAGAGCCATTAAAGAAAGTAAAGATCCGGGAACGTTCAGTATTCTGTTTGAAGATACAGCAGACATTTTAGGTCTGATCGTCGCTTTTTTAGGTGTTTACCTGGGGCATACCTTAAACAATCCATACATTGATGGCGCTGCCTCTATTGTGATCGGTTTGATCTTATCCAGCCTGTCTTTAATGCTTGCGTATGAAACAAAAAGTTTGCTGATCGGCGAGAGTGCCGACGAAACACTGATCAACGAAATTGTGCTGCTTGTAAAAGAAAACCCTGCGGTTGTAAACGTAAGAAGTCCGTTAACACTGCACTTCGGACCAAAAGATATTTTACTTGCGTTAGATATTCAGTTTGACGAAAAATTAATGATGAATGAAGTTGCTACCTATATTGATGAAATCGAACACAATGTCCGCGCTAAATTTCCGGAGATTAAGCGCATCTACATTGAGATCAAATCGATCACTTATTTTTCAACTTCGACTCATAAGCCCGTTTAA